The following proteins come from a genomic window of Saccharomyces mikatae IFO 1815 strain IFO1815 genome assembly, chromosome: 7:
- the EMP24 gene encoding Emp24p (similar to Saccharomyces cerevisiae EMP24 (YGL200C); ancestral locus Anc_8.160) produces MASFATRFIVACFLFFAASAHNVLLPAYGRRCFFEDLSKGDELSISFQFGDRNPQSSSQLTGDFIIYGPERHEVLKTVRDASHGEITLSAPYKGHFQYCFLNENSGVETKDVTFNIHGVIYVDLDDPNTNTLDSAVRKLSKLTREVKDEQSYIVIRERTHRNTAESTNDRVKWWSIFQLGVVVANSLFQIYYLRRFFEVTSLV; encoded by the coding sequence ATGGCCTCATTTGCTACTAGATTTATTGTTGCCTGCTTCCTATTCTTCGCGGCGTCCGCCCATAACGTCCTTCTTCCAGCGTATGGCCGTAGATGTTTTTTCGAAGACTTGAGTAAGGGTGACGAGCTTTCCATCTCGTTCCAGTTTGGTGATAGAAATCCTCAATCCAGTAGTCAGTTGACTGGTGACTTCATCATTTACGGGCCGGAAAGACATGAGGTTTTGAAAACCGTCAGAGACGCCTCGCATGGTGAAATCACGCTGTCTGCTCCATACAAGGGACATTTCCAGTATTGCTTCTTGAACGAGAACTCTGGTGTGGAAACAAAAGATGTGACATTCAACATCCACGGGGTGATATATGTGGATTTGGACGACCCAAACACGAATACACTGGATAGTGCTGTTAGAAAGTTGTCCAAATTAACCAGGGAAGTCAAGGATGAACAGAGTTACATTGTTATTAGAGAAAGAACCCACAGAAATACCGCGGAGTCGACCAACGATCGTGTTAAATGGTGGTCTATTTTTCAACTGGGAGTTGTCGTTGCAAACTCTCTTTTCCAGATATACTATTTgagaagattttttgaagtcACATCGCTAGTCTAA
- the MCM6 gene encoding MCM DNA helicase complex subunit MCM6 (similar to Saccharomyces cerevisiae MCM6 (YGL201C); ancestral locus Anc_3.509): protein MSSPFPADTPSSNRPSNSSPPPSSIGAGFGSSSGLDSQIGSRLHFPSSSQPHTTNSQAGPFINDSTQFSSQRLHTDGSATNDVEENEPTRNFRSRALNHVKKVDDVTGEKVREAFEQFLEDFSVPSTDTGEIEKVYRAQIEFMKIYDLNTIYIDYQHLSMRENGALATAISEQYYRFLPFLQKGLRRVVRKYAPELLNTSDSLNRSGGDEVEGNAEQLGDDDMNGSSLPRDSGSSVAPGNGTSAMATRSIATSTSPEQTERVFQISFFNLPTVHRIRDIRSEKIGTLLSISGTVTRTSEVRPELYKASFTCDMCRAMVDNVEQSFKYTEPTFCPNPSCENRAFWTLNVSRSRFLDWQKVRIQENANEIPTGSMPRTLDVILRGDSVERAKPGDRCKFTGVEIVVPDVTQLGLPGVKPSSTLDTRGISKTTEGLNSGVTGLRSLGVRDLTYKISFLACHVISIGSNIGASNHDTNSDNRGTELQMAANLQANNVYQDNERDQEVFLNSLSSDEINELKEMVKDEHIYDKLVRSIAPAVFGHESVKKGILLQMLGGVHKSTVEGIKLRGDINICVVGDPSTSKSQFLKYVVGFAPRSVYTSGKASSAAGLTAAVVRDEEGGDYTIEAGALMLADNGICCIDEFDKMDISDQVAIHEAMEQQTISIAKAGIHATLNARTSILAAANPVGGRYNRKLSLRGNLNMTAPIMSRFDLFFVILDDCNEKIDTELAAHIVDLHMKRDEAIEPPFSADQLRRYIKYARTFKPILTKEARSYLVEKYKELRKDDAQGFSRSSYRITVRQLESMIRLSEAIARANCVDEITPSFIAEAYDLLRQSIIRVDVDDVEMDEEFDNIESQSRTESGNNDNDNGNGDNDADIGAGRTISEPPVEIGMGQTEATSPPASAEKKKTTVTYDKYVSMMNMIVRKIAEVDREGAEELTAVDIVDWYLLQKENDLGSLAEYWEERKLAFKVIKRLVKDRILMEIRGTRHNLREMEHVENESKVVYVIHPNCEVLDQLEPQDSV from the coding sequence ATGTCATCCCCCTTTCCAGCAGACACACCAAGTAGCAATAGACCTTCCAACTCCTCTCCGCCCCCATCGTCAATAGGTGCTGGGTTTGGAAGTAGTAGCGGTCTCGACTCACAAATAGGCTCAAGGTTGCATTTTCCAAGTTCATCCCAGCCGCATACCACTAATTCACAAGCAGGTCCTTTTATTAACGATTCCACTCAGTTCAGTTCTCAAAGGTTACATACCGATGGTTCCGCAACTAATGATGTAGAGGAAAATGAACCTACTAGAAACTTCAGAAGTAGAGCTTTGAATCACGTCAAGAAAGTTGATGACGTTACCGGTGAAAAAGTTCGCGAAGCTTTCGAACAGtttttggaagatttttctgttcCATCTACGGATACTGGTGAAATCGAGAAAGTTTATAGGGCACAAATTGAATTTATGAAAATATATGACTTAAACACCATTTACATTGACTACCAACATTTATCTATGAGAGAGAATGGTGCCCTAGCTACGGCTATTTCCGAGCAGTATTATAGATTTTTGCCTTTCTTACAAAAGGGATTAAGAAGAGTAGTAAGAAAATATGCACCTGAATTGTTAAACACAAGCGACTCCTTGAACAGATCTGGGGGTGATGAGGTCGAAGGAAACGCTGAACAACTAGGGGATGATGATATGAATGGCTCAAGTTTACCAAGGGATTCTGGGTCATCTGTCGCACCAGGAAACGGGACATCTGCCATGGCAACGAGGTCTATAGCAACTTCTACATCTCCTGAACAAACGGAACGTGTTTTCCAAATtagtttctttaatttACCAACAGTTCACAGGATTCGTGATATAAGATCTGAAAAAATAGGCACATTATTGAGTATATCGGGGACAGTAACCAGAACGTCTGAAGTCCGCCCCGAATTATATAAGGCAAGTTTCACATGTGATATGTGCCGTGCTATGGTCGATAATGTAGAACAGTCTTTCAAATACACTGAACCGACATTTTGTCCCAACCCATCATGTGAAAACAGGGCCTTTTGGACTTTAAATGTTTCAAGATCAAGGTTTCTTGATTGGCAAAAAGTCAggattcaagaaaatgcCAACGAAATACCCACAGGTTCAATGCCACGTACATTGGACGTCATTCTTCGAGGTGACAGCGTCGAAAGAGCCAAGCCTGGTGATCGCTGTAAATTTACTGGTGTAGAAATTGTAGTACCGGATGTTACACAACTGGGGCTTCCAGGTGTGAAGCCAAGTTCAACATTAGATACCAGAGGTATTTCGAAGACTACTGAAGGCTTAAATAGCGGTGTTACGGGCTTACGTTCCCTTGGTGTTCGTGATTTGACGTATAAGATTAGTTTCTTGGCATGTCATGTGATAAGTATTGGCTCAAATATCGGTGCAAGTAATCATGATACCAATTCCGATAACCGAGGAACTGAACTACAGATGGCCGCTAACTTGCAAGCTAACAATGTGTATCAAGACAATGAAAGAGATCAAGAAGTATTTCTAAACAGTTTGAGTTCCGACGAAATTAATGAGTTGAAGGAAATGGTGAAAGATGAGCATATCTACGATAAATTGGTTAGGTCCATTGCCCCTGCAGTTTTTGGTCATGAATCTGTAAAGAAGGGTATTCTACTCCAGATGCTTGGTGGCGTTCATAAAAGTACAGTTGAAGGTATCAAGTTGAGAGGTGACATCAACATTTGTGTTGTCGGTGATCCTTCTACTTCTAAATCTCAGTTTCTTAAATATGTGGTGGGGTTTGCGCCAAGATCAGTTTATACTTCCGGTAAGGCGTCATCAGCTGCAGGTTTGACAGCTGCGGTTGTGAGAGATGAGGAGGGAGGTGACTATACTATTGAGGCAGGTGCTTTAATGCTTGCCGATAATGGTATATGTTgtattgatgaatttgataaaatggATATTTCAGATCAAGTTGCAATTCATGAAGCTATGGAACAACAAACCATTTCTATCGCCAAAGCTGGCATTCATGCTACCTTAAATGCTAGAACTTCAATTTTAGCGGCCGCAAATCCAGTAGGTGGAAGGTATAATAGAAAGTTATCACTAAGGGGTAACCTTAACATGACGGCACCGATCATGTCGAGATTcgatttattttttgttattcttgatgattgtaacgaaaaaattgatacGGAATTGGCAGCCCATATTGTTGACTTACACATGAAAAGAGATGAAGCCATTGAGCCGCCATTTAGTGCTGATCAATTGCGTCGGTATATCAAATATGCACGTACTTTCAAACCAATTTTAACTAAAGAAGCCCGGTCATACTTGGTTGAGAAGTATAAGGAACTAAGAAAGGATGATGCTCAGGGATTCAGCAGATCGAGTTATAGAATCACCGTTAGACAGCTTGAAAGTATGATTAGATTATCAGAAGCCATTGCTAGGGCCAATTGCGTCGATGAGATTACTCCATCGTTTATCGCAGAAGCTTATGATCTTTTGAGGCAAAGCATTATTCGTGTTGATGTGGATGATGTGGAAATGGACGAAGAATTTGACAATATAGAAAGCCAAAGTCGCACCGAGTCtggaaataatgataacGATAACGGCAATGGTGACAACGATGCTGATATAGGAGCTGGTAGGACAATCAGCGAACCACCAGTAGAAATAGGAATGGGGCAAACCGAAGCTACGAGCCCTCCAGCTTCAGccgagaaaaagaaaacaacagTAACTTATGACAAGTACGTGTCAATGATGAATATGATTGTTAGAAAGATTGCAGAAGTTGACAGAGAAGGTGCAGAAGAATTAACAGCTGTTGACATAGTCGATTGGTACTTGTTacagaaagaaaacgaTTTAGGCTCACTGGCAGAATACTGGGAAGAGAGGAAGTTAGCGTTTAAAGTTATAAAAAGGTTAGTCAAAGATAGAATTTTAATGGAGATTCGTGGTACCAGACACAATTTAAGAGAAATGGAGCATGTCGAAAATGAAAGCAAAGTTGTTTACGTCATTCATCCAAATTGTGAAGTTTTGGATCAATTAGAACCACAAGACTCTGTGTAA
- the YIP4 gene encoding Yip4p (similar to Saccharomyces cerevisiae YIP4 (YGL198W); ancestral locus Anc_8.158), with protein MSYGREDTTIEPDFIEPEGPLAVSGGAADSIGGVLQTSGSRGTLDETVLQTLKRDVVDINSRLKQVVYPHFPSFFSCSEDGLETSDKDISANCDLWAPLAFIILYSLFVSHARSLFSSLFVSSWFVLLVMALHLRLTKPHQKVSLISYISISGYCLFPQVLNALIAQLLLPLVFHVGRQNRWIVRILSLVKLVVMVLCLMWSVAAVSWVTKSKTVIEIYPLGLCLFGMAWLSTIL; from the coding sequence ATGTCGTACGGGAGAGAAGATACTACAATTGAGCCTGATTTTATAGAACCAGAGGGACCATTAGCGGTTTCGGGAGGTGCGGCTGACAGCATTGGCGGAGTTCTACAGACTTCAGGCAGCAGAGGTACGCTCGACGAGACTGTTTTACAGACACTAAAGCGTGATGTGGTCGACATCAACTCTAGGTTGAAACAGGTTGTGTATCCGCACTTcccatctttttttagttgCTCAGAAGATGGTTTGGAGACGAGCGATAAGGACATTTCAGCCAATTGCGATCTATGGGCTCCCCTTGCGTTCATCATATTGTATTCTCTGTTTGTATCGCATGCACGGTCGCTGTTCTCGAGTCTGTTCGTGTCTAGTTGGTTCGTTTTACTGGTGATGGCACTGCATCTGAGACTGACCAAGCCGCATCAGAAGGTGTCGCTAATTTCGTACATATCCATTTCCGGGTATTGTCTATTCCCTCAGGTGCTGAATGCTTTAATTGCGCAGCTACTACTACCGCTGGTTTTCCATGTCGGGAGGCAAAACCGCTGGATTGTGAGGATCCTGTCGCTTGTGAAACTGGTAGTCATGGTGCTGTGCCTAATGTGGTCTGTGGCCGCTGTTTCGTGGGTTACTAAGAGCAAGACGGTTATCGAGATATACCCCCTGGGACTCTGCCTCTTCGGTATGGCTTGGTTGTCGACCATTCTATAA
- the ARO8 gene encoding bifunctional 2-aminoadipate transaminase/aromatic-amino-acid:2-oxoglutarate transaminase (similar to Saccharomyces cerevisiae ARO8 (YGL202W); ancestral locus Anc_3.511) — MTLPESKDFSYLFSDETNARKPSPLKTCIHLFHDPNIIFLGGGLPLKDYFPWDNLSVDSPKPPFPYGIGAPIDEQNSIKYTVKKDYPDGNSNSHNDIPLSRALQYGHSGGQPELLDFLREHTKIIHDLKYKDWDVFATAGNTNAWESTLRLFCNRGDVILAEAHSFSSSLASAEAQGVITFPVPIDADGIIPEKLAKIMDNWTPNAPKPKLLYTIPTGQNPTGTSIANHRKEAIYKIAQKHDFLIVEDEPYYFLQMNPYIKDLKEREKAQNCPKQDHDEFLKSLANTFLSLDTEGRVIRMDSFSKVLAPGTRLGWITGSSRILKHYLSLHEMTVQSPAGFTQVLVSSTLSRWGQKGYLDWLLGLRHEYTLKRDCAIDALYKYLPQCDAFVINPPIAGMFFTVNIDASTHPEFSTKYNSDPYQLEQSIYHKVVERGVLVVPGSWFKSEGETEPPQPAESKEVSNPNVIFFRGTYAAVSPEKLTEGIKRLGDTLYEEFGIAK, encoded by the coding sequence ATGACTTTGCCAGAATCGAAAgacttttcttatttgttTTCGGATGAAACCAACGCACGTAAGCCATCTCCATTGAAGACGTGTATCCATCTTTTCCATGATCCTAACATCATCTTTTTGGGCGGGGGCCTGCCATTGAAGGATTATTTCCCATGGGACAATCTATCTGTCGATTCACCAAAGCCTCCCTTTCCTTACGGTATTGGCGCCCCAATTGATGAGCAGAATTCCATAAAATACACGGTAAAAAAGGATTACCCAGATGGAAATTCCAATTCTCATAACGATATTCCATTGTCAAGGGCTTTACAATATGGACACAGCGGTGGTCAGCCTGAACTTTTAGATTTCCTTAGAGAACATACTAAGATTATACATGACCTGAAATACAAAGATTGGGATGTTTTTGCCACTGCAGGTAACACTAATGCTTGGGAATCGACTTTAAGACTCTTTTGTAACAGGGGCGATGTCATCTTGGCGGAAGCGCattccttttcatcttcgttAGCTTCCGCAGAAGCTCAAGGTGTGATTACGTTCCCCGTGCCAATTGATGCTGATGGTATTATTCCTGAAAAATTGGCTAAAATCATGGACAACTGGACACCCAATGCTCCAAAACCAAAACTATTATACACTATCCCAACCGGACAAAATCCAACTGGTACCTCTATAGCTAATCATAGAAAGGAGGCAATTTACAAGATCGCACAAAAGCACGACTTCCTAATTGTGGAAGATGAGCCTTATTATTTCTTGCAGATGAATCCTTACatcaaagatttgaaagagaGAGAAAAGGCACAAAATTGTCCTAAACAAGATCatgatgaatttttgaagtcCTTGGCGAacacttttctttccttggATACAGAAGGTCGTGTTATTAGAATGGATTCATTCTCGAAAGTTTTGGCTCCGGGGACAAGATTGGGTTGGATCACAGGTTCATCTAGGATCTTGAAACATTACTTGAGTTTACATGAAATGACCGTTCAATCACCAGCGGGTTTCACACAAGTTCTCGTCAGTTCTACGCTCTCCAGATGGGGTCAGAAGGGTTATTTAGATTGGCTACTTGGCCTACGTCACGAATACACATTAAAACGTGATTGTGCCATTGATGCCCTTTACAAATACCTGCCACAATGTGATGCCTTTGTCATTAACCCACCAATTGCAGGCATGTTCTTTACTGTGAATATTGATGCTTCTACTCACCCTGAATTTAGTACAAAATACAACTCAGATCCTTACCAGTTAGAGCAGAGTATTTACCATAAAGTGGTTGAACGCGGGGTTTTAGTGGTGCCTGGCTCCTGGTTTAAGAGTGAGGGTGAAACGGAACCTCCTCAACCTGCTGAATCTAAAGAAGTCAGTAATCCAAACGTAATCTTCTTCAGAGGTACTTATGCCGCCGTTTCTCCCGAGAAGTTAACAGAGGGTATAAAAAGATTGGGTGATACTTTATACGAGGAATTTGGTATTGCCAAATAg
- the KEX1 gene encoding serine-type carboxypeptidase (similar to Saccharomyces cerevisiae KEX1 (YGL203C); ancestral locus Anc_3.512), with protein sequence MFYHMWFTRWLAIFALIKISSSLPSSEDYKVAYELLPGLSELDDPSKIPQMHAGHIPLRSEDASEQDDSNLQYFFWKFANNDSNASIDRPLIIWLNGGPGCSSMDGALVESGPFRVNSDGRLYLNEGSWISKGDLLFIDQPFGTGFSVEERKGAVDTSKFDEDLEIVTKHFMDFLENYFKIFPDDLTREIIISGESYAGQYIPFFANAILNHNKFSKIDGNTYNLKALLIGNGWIDPNTQSLSYLPFAMENKLIDETNPNFKRLTKAHENCQNLINSAPTDGVNQFSYQECENILNSLLLYTKESSQKGSTDCLNMYNIDLRDRYPSCGMNWPEDISYVKKFFSTPGVIDSLHLDSDKIDHWDECTNDVGKKLSNPTSKPSVHLLPKLLESGIEIVLFNGDKDLICNNKGVLDTIKGLQWDGSKGFSDNAVLFDWIHKMNSTDENNVFSGYVKYDRRLTFISVYNASHMVPSDKSLVSRGIVDIYLNNVMISDIDGKNVMITTDDNGGEDGSTENNAESKENIQGEQEVQKEEEKEKDGKIDEGSNEDGDHGEDDDHGEDDDHEEDDDHEEDDDHEEDDDHEEDDDHEEDDDHEDDEDDDDEKHNNQGLEDSRHKTQEYEQQEEQVEEFAEEISMYKHKAVVVTIVAFLVVVIGVYLYDRRARRKAHHTILVNPNNRQHDSPNKTVSWADDLERGFGVEDDLEHDEQLEGRVPANSKSNDSSSKTKSKNKKKYTSLPSTEIDDSFEMTDF encoded by the coding sequence ATGTTTTACCATATGTGGTTTACGAGATGGCTCGCCATTTTTGCTTTAATAAAAATCTCATCATCCCTTCCGTCATCTGAGGACTACAAAGTGGCTTATGAGTTATTGCCAGGGTTATCTGAGTTGGACGACccttcaaaaattccaCAAATGCATGCTGGCCATATTCCGTTACGTTCCGAAGATGCAAGTGAACAGGATGACTCCAACCTgcagtattttttttggaaatttgCAAATAACGATTCTAATGCTAGCATCGATCGTCCTTTAATCATTTGGCTAAACGGTGGCCCCGGTTGCTCTTCCATGGATGGCGCTTTAGTCGAATCTGGCCCTTTTAGGGTAAACTCAGATGGCAGACTTTATCTAAATGAAGGGTCCTGGATATCTAAAGGTGACCTTTTGTTTATCGATCAACCTTTCGGTACCGGATTTTCTGtcgaagaaagaaaaggtgCTGTCGACACAAGCAAATTCGATGAAGACCTAGAAATTGTGACTAAACACTTTATGGATTTCCTCGAAAAttacttcaaaattttccCTGATGATCTCACAAGAGAAATCATAATTTCGGGTGAAAGTTACGCTGGGCAATATATACCATTCTTTGCCAACGCCATTTTAAATCATAACAAATTCTCAAAGATTGATGGTAATACTTATAACTTGAAAGCGCTATTGATTGGTAACGGTTGGATTGACCCCAATACACAGTCTCTATCATACCTTCCGTTTGCTATGGAGAACAAACTGATCGATGAAACTAATCCTAACTTCAAACGTTTAACTAAGGCACACGAAAATTGTCAGAATTTAATAAACTCCGCTCCTACAGATGGAGTAAACCAGTTTTCGTATCAAGAGTGtgaaaatattctcaaCAGTTTGTTGCTTTATACAAAGGAATCATCACAGAAAGGAAGTACGGACTGTCTGAATATGTACAACATCGATTTAAGAGATAGGTATCCATCATGTGGTATGAATTGGCCAGAGGATATTTCTTatgtcaaaaaattcttcagTACCCCCGGTGTTATTGATTCACTGCATCTTGATTCTGATAAAATTGACCATTGGGATGAATgtactaatgatgttggaaaaaaattatccaACCCTACTTCAAAGCCATCCGTCCACTTATTACCGAAATTACTTGAAAGTGGCATCGAAATTGTCTTGTTCAATGGTGACAAAGATTTGATTTGCAATAACAAGGGTGTTTTAGATACCATAAAGGGTTTACAATGGGATGGATCAAAGGGGTTCAGCGACAATGCCGTCTTATTCGATTGGATCCATAAAATGAATAGCACAGATGAGAACAATGTATTTAGCGGATACGTGAAGTATGACAGAAGGTTGACATTTATTAGTGTCTATAACGCTTCCCACATGGTACCCTCTGATAAAAGTTTAGTGAGCAGAGGTATTGTTGACATTTATTTGAACAATGTTATGATATCTGATATTGATGGAAAAAATGTTATGATTACCACTGACGACAATGGTGGTGAGGATGGTTCTACTGAAAACAATGCtgaatcaaaagaaaatattcaaggTGAACAAGAAGTgcagaaagaagaagaaaaagaaaaagatggTAAAATTGATGAAGGTAGTAATGAAGACGGCGATCATGGGGAAGACGACGATCATGGGGAAGACGACGATCACGAGGAAGATGACGATCACGAGGAAGATGACGATCACGAGGAAGATGACGATCACGAGGAAGATGACGATCACGAGGAAGATGACGATCACGAGGATGACGAGGATGACGACGATGAAAAACACAATAACCAAGGCCTCGAAGATAGCAGGCACAAAACTCAAGAATATgaacaacaagaagaacaagtAGAAGAGTTTGCAGAGGAAATTTCAATGTACAAACATAAAGCCGTGGTAGTTACTATCGTAGCATTCTTGGTGGTTGTTATTGGAGTGTACTTGTATGATAGAAGAGCGAGGAGAAAAGCGCATCACACAATTCTAGTTAATCCAAATAACAGACAACATGATAGTCCCAATAAGACTGTTTCGTGGGCAGATGACTTGGAGAGAGGATTTGGAGTGGAGGATGACTTAGAACATGATGAGCAGTTAGAAGGCAGAGTACCTGCAAATAGTAAGTCCAATGATTCAAGTTCCAAAACGAAgagtaaaaataaaaagaaatatactAGTCTTCCGAGTACTGAAATTGATGACTCTTTCGAGATGACTGATTTTTGA